In Hermetia illucens unplaced genomic scaffold, iHerIll2.2.curated.20191125, whole genome shotgun sequence, one genomic interval encodes:
- the LOC119661063 gene encoding uncharacterized protein LOC119661063, translating to MDITALNEISQGNFDNLLTTTMLVEGKEYKIKKFKLQDTKYGTRLAIFFEEGGYYFLPQGFSENIKSRKQVKELDQIDHHYFIFEGKDEARGGFFKLKFVQKDQ from the exons ATG gaTATAACAGCCCTCAATGAAATCAGCCAAGGGAACTTTGATAACCTTCTCACAACTACCATGCTGGTGGAAGGAAAGgaatataaaataaagaaattcaaaCTGCAGGATACTAAGTATGGCACCCGGCTGGCTATTTTTTTCGAGGAAGGTGGCTACTACTTCCTACCACAGGGTTTctctgaaaatattaaaagccggAAGCAAGTAAAGGAACTCGACCAGATTGATCATCATTACTTTATTTTCGAAGGGAAAGACGAGGCTAGAGGTGGTTTCTTCAAGCTGAAATTTGTCCAAAaagatcaataa